A genome region from Neoarius graeffei isolate fNeoGra1 chromosome 21, fNeoGra1.pri, whole genome shotgun sequence includes the following:
- the il17ra1a gene encoding interleukin 17 receptor A1a, with amino-acid sequence MALKCLTAALVFISLSQVSCLYIANRSFLSCDQMVPCEIQINNCIYKDWLKPQALTPTSPVDLNVHVNVTPDENGDLVPVIVAEWKARDDGSIVQLMGTEILVTTQGTGEHFCVHYIFREKITTMRNQFGEQWSFSLDKVVVEPGKTYLVSVSNLPKPNVDYTSYNINKTIKVPGCKSPDMRSTQICIERGENWNPNISMMRSGPQNSTLFVTFNTDEHSERYNVHVICNRDKKTKNLSKENRSSLNVTFDLEAWPHTCCSFTVQLQPFFNCGNDCLRKEKSFNICPDPVQPCKAGVNLWMVFTGLFVIFCGLCAICTICLCYRKQKKGPAITLPEDPTSDPPEAEHSVLIIYSRDHPKYTDIVLKLCAFLRAKCGTEVYLDLLDTASVGAMGRLQWTELQKRRIEQSSDKVLVLCSRGVQAKWGAMCGGPRVLLREDVCSPMGDMLTLALQLITPDMQRPASYGKYLVAYFEDIGGECDVPSMFDVAVKYKLMKHFEELFFRILDLEKYQKGKVHTIKGIGIDDYINCPSGKALRDAIETFQAYQLENPDWFDKECLDSEDEVPVAESSPFLKDCPTPVLQCEPVLNIGPSVCECEVEIHHVDQTHSVWSTEIPHLNVDFEETSVLDIQPAHQVYSLHPDVEPPLGIHKNGVCQADSENHPCLLVEPALREPLPSSRNEVFVNRGPPPEVSPPIDKEEALNKLLNLQVSLISVDITAPPPSVDDQFQTSWDMHPSQPMEMDESQVEEASGKRQSRWSDQGYSSRDSMVREEPPPSSLAALAKLQEALYLNSPISSGFCTETMES; translated from the exons ATGGCTCTGAAGTGTTTAACAGCTGCTTTGGTTTTCATCTCTCTATCTCAGGTGTCATGTCTGTACATTGCAAACAGATCCTTTCTGAGCTGCGACCAAATG GTGCCATGTGAGATTCAAATAA ATAACTGTATATATAAAGACTGGCTGAAACCACAGGCTCTTACTCCGACCAGTCCAGTGGATCTGAACGTTCACGTCAACGTCACACCGGATGAGAACGGAGACTTGGTGCCTGTAATTGTGGCAGAATGGAAAGCAAGGGATGATG GGAGCATTGTACAGTTGATGGGAACCGAGATTTTAGTGACAACGCAGGGTACCGGTGAACACTTCTGTGTCCATTACATATTTCGTGAGAAAATCACTACAATGAGAAATCAATTTGGTGAACAG TGGTCTTTTTCTCTGGACAAAGTGGTTGTTGAGCCGGGCAAGACATATCTGGTGTCAGTCTCCAACCTCCCCAAGCCAAACGTAGACTACACcagttacaacatcaacaaaactatCAAAGTCCCAG GTTGTAAAAGTCCTGATATGCGGTCGACACAAATCTGTATTGAAAGAG GAGAAAACTGGAATCCCAACATTTCCATGATGAGGTCAGGGCCTCAGAACAGTACACTTTTTGTTACCTTTAACACCGATGAGCATTCTGAGCGTTACAATGTCCATGTGATTTGCAATCGAGACAAAAAAACCAAAAATCTCAGTAAG GAAAACAGATCATCCCTAAATGTCACATTTGACCTTGAAGCTTGGCCACACACATGCTGCAGTTTCACAGTGCAG CTCCAGCCCTTCTTTAACTGTGGAAATGACTGCTTACGGAAGGAAAAGAGTTTTAATATCTGTCCAG ACCCAGTTCAACCATGTAAAGCTGGAGTTAATTTGTGGATGGTTTTTACTGGGTTGTTTGTCATATTCTGTGGTCTTTGTGCCATTTGTACCATTTGTTTGTGCTACAGGAAGCAGAAGAAGG GTCCAGCAATAACCCTGCCTGAGGACCCCACTTCAGATCCTCCAGAAGCTGAGCATTCCGTGCTGATCATATACTCAAGAGACCACCCAAAATATACTGATATAGTGCTGAAGCTCTGTGCCTTCTTGAGAGCCAAATGCGGTACCGAGGTGTACTTGGACCTCCTGGACACGGCCTCTGTTGGAGCCATGGGCCGCTTGCAGTGGACGGAATTACAAAAGCGTCGTATAGAGCAATCCTCTGACAAAGTCCTGGTCCTCTGCTCACGAGGAGTGCAGGCCAAGTGGGGGGCCATGTGTGGTGGACCTCGAGTCCTCTTACGTGAGGATGTTTGCTCACCAATGGGGGACATGCTGACACTCGCCCTGCAGCTCATTACACCCGACATGCAGCGGCCCGCCTCTTATGGAAAGTACTTGGTCGCATATTTTGAGGATATCGGTGGCGAATGTGATGTGCCCTCGATGTTTGACGTGGCGGTCAAGTACAAGCTAATGAAGCACTTTGAAGAGCTCTTCTTTCGGATCCTGGATCTGGAGAAATATCAGAAGGGGAAGGTGCACACAATTAAGGGCATTGGCATCGATGACTATATCAACTGCCCTTCAGGCAAAGCTTTGAGGGATGCTATTGAAACCTTCCAGGCTTACCAGTTAGAGAATCCGGACTGGTTTGATAAGGAGTGCTTAGACAGTGAAGATGAGGTTCCAGTCGCCGAGAGCAGCCCTTTTCTTAAAGATTGTCCAACACCGGTTCTTCAGTGTGAGCCTGTGCTCAACATTGGACCCTCTGTATGCGAGTGCGAGGTGGAAATACACCATGTGGACCAGACCCATAGTGTATGGTCCACGGAAATACCACATCTTAACGTGGACTTTGAGGAGACTTCTGTTCTAGATATCCAACCAGCACACCAGGTATATTCCCTCCATCCAGACGTAGAACCCCCACTTGGTATCCACAAAAATGGGGTATGCCAAGCAGATTCAGAGAACCATCCCTGCCTTTTAGTTGAACCTGCACTACGGGAACCTTTACCATCAAGTAGGAACGAGGTATTTGTGAACAGAGGGCCACCTCCAGAGGTATCTCCTCCCATTGATAAAGAAGAGGCCCTAAATAAACTACTGAACCTCCAGGTCTCCCTGATATCTGTTGATATTACAGCTCCTCCACCCTCAGTGGATGATCAGTTCCAGACATCTTGGGATATGCACCCATCCCAGCCAATGGAAATGGATGAGAGTCAGGTGGAAGAAGCTTCAGGAAAGAGACAATCTAGATGGTCAGATCAAGGATACAGTTCAAGAGACTCTATGGTAAGGGAAGAGCCTCCTCCATCCTCTCTTGCTGCACTGGCCAAATTGCAGGAAGCCCTATACCTAAACAGTCCCATCTCGTCTGGTTTCTGCACAGAGACGATGGAGAGTTGA
- the tmem121b gene encoding transmembrane protein 121B: MIADIRKANSVASCVRAEAAIYPDSPVSSAPENGQLLLRSSACTRGTSTSASSTNADRGSTDSASAASRAMTSGCEFPASAPPFVARSAKNLFYKLLCFGLLVLQGGILDFYLIAFTDLYWCSWIATDLVVVSGWAIFFVRNARSKRERACGFRQKSSLFGCHLGEFAFAHLAWLVYVIACAPKVALVLQTSILELVAREVPLGAAGFEATALLAAPLLFCLINSLVEDPHGAPRYHSQSCFVSTCVDVLDSFTLVDLLLVQNEIPNNAYLKYGVMAAYLVALAVPVLWLYELSAASRMRCRWMCARFLSGVLLDAPLLAVRCLLVLLYGMPVPLFMFKNVFFLACKCLELVEQCASLRSARKLARRGDPAQFSHCVSENDMCPRGYVNTLAVNTQP, from the coding sequence ATGATCGCGGACATCCGTAAAGCGAACTCCGTGGCCAGCTGTGTTCGAGCCGAAGCGGCGATCTACCCAGACTCCCCGGTATCCTCGGCACCGGAGAACGGCCAGCTTCTCCTGCGCAGCAGCGCGTGCACGAGAGGCACGAGCACGAGCGCGTCCAGCACCAACGCAGACCGAGGCAGCACGGACAGCGCCTCCGCGGCGTCTCGCGCCATGACCTCTGGGTGCGAATTCCCGGCGTCTGCACCGCCCTTCGTCGCGCGCTCCGCCAAGAACCTTTTCTACAAGCTGCTGTGCTTCGGCTTGCTCGTGCTGCAGGGCGGCATCCTGGACTTCTACCTCATAGCGTTCACCGACCTCTACTGGTGCTCATGGATCGCCACGGACCTCGTGGTGGTCTCCGGCTGGGCCATCTTCTTCGTCCGGAACGCTCGGAGCAAGCGCGAGCGAGCGTGCGGGTTCCGCCAGAAGAGCTCGCTGTTCGGTTGTCACCTGGGCGAGTTCGCGTTCGCGCACCTCGCGTGGCTGGTCTACGTGATCGCGTGCGCGCCCAAGGTGGCGCTCGTTCTTCAGACGTCCATCCTGGAGCTGGTGGCGCGCGAAGTGCCGCTGGGCGCAGCCGGCTTTGAGGCCACCGCGCTGCTCGCTGCGCCGCTGCTCTTCTGCCTCATTAACTCGCTGGTGGAGGATCCGCACGGCGCGCCGCGCTACCATTCGCAGAGCTGCTTCGTGAGCACATGCGTGGACGTGCTGGATAGCTTCACGCTTGTCGATTTGCTGCTTGTGCAGAACGAGATCCCGAACAACGCGTACCTGAAGTACGGTGTGATGGCGGCCTACCTGGTGGCCCTGGCCGTGCCGGTGCTCTGGCTCTACGAGCTTTCCGCTGCGTCGCGGATGCGCTGCCGCTGGATGTGCGCGCGGTTCCTGAGCGGCGTGCTGCTCGACGCGCCTCTGCTCGCTGTCAGATGCCTGCTCGTACTGCTCTACGGCATGCCCGTGCCACTTTTCATGTTCAAGAACGTCTTTTTCTTAGCGTGCAAGTGCCTGGAGTTGGTCGAGCAGTGCGCCAGTCTGAGGAGCGCGCGCAAACTGGCGCGCAGAGGAGACCCGGCGCAATTCTCCCACTGCGTCTCAGAGAACGACATGTGTCCGCGTGGCTACGTCAACACACTGGCTGTCAACACccagccctga